A DNA window from bacterium contains the following coding sequences:
- a CDS encoding FadR family transcriptional regulator has protein sequence MAFEKIQRRTVPDEAIRQIKALVASGELEPGHKLPSERTLSEMLGLSRPSLREAIRALGALGILEIRQGSGTYVTSLSAELLAHPLSFVLASNIPALQGLFEVRLMLEVGAARSAAARITDADLKRIKTLTSQLPGQIGDLERFIEGDIAFHQMIHEASGNAVLVALMESLVILGKGSRMLTAKRREIRERTLAEHRQIYRALKAHDPDAAAAAMAAHLRHVRDELGSDQPAQPPPAGQRRPAGALSKGRGRKPVRSGDR, from the coding sequence TTGGCCTTTGAAAAGATCCAGCGGCGCACGGTTCCCGACGAAGCCATCCGGCAGATCAAAGCTCTGGTGGCGTCCGGAGAGCTCGAGCCGGGTCACAAATTGCCGTCGGAGCGAACCCTGTCCGAGATGCTCGGTCTGTCCCGGCCATCGCTGCGCGAAGCCATCAGAGCCCTGGGTGCGTTGGGAATTCTTGAAATCAGGCAGGGCAGCGGCACCTACGTAACCAGCCTCAGCGCCGAATTGCTGGCCCATCCACTCAGCTTCGTCCTGGCCAGCAACATCCCAGCGCTCCAGGGTCTATTCGAGGTGCGGCTGATGCTCGAGGTCGGCGCGGCGAGGTCCGCCGCGGCACGGATAACCGATGCCGATCTGAAGCGCATCAAGACCCTGACCAGCCAGCTGCCAGGTCAGATCGGCGACCTGGAGCGATTCATTGAAGGCGACATCGCCTTCCATCAGATGATCCACGAAGCCTCGGGCAACGCGGTACTGGTGGCGCTCATGGAGAGCCTCGTGATCCTGGGCAAGGGGAGCCGGATGCTGACGGCCAAGCGTCGGGAGATCCGGGAGCGGACCCTGGCCGAGCACCGTCAGATCTACAGGGCGCTCAAGGCACATGACCCCGATGCCGCCGCGGCGGCGATGGCCGCCCACCTGCGGCACGTGCGGGACGAGTTGGGGAGTGATCAGCCGGCGCAACCGCCGCCGGCGGGTCAGCGACGCCCGGCCGGGGCGCTCAGCAAGGGCCGGGGCCGAAAACCTGTCCGTTCCGGCGATCGGTGA
- a CDS encoding alpha/beta fold hydrolase, with translation MALGAWERSLAEMLQVAWPPVNPSHVSLLAPAGVELAQPVKWLDQLTPATNNVRVPNVSLSTGISMFYQTVGEGEPIVLIMGTGADHTPWDATAQAYAANFRVITFDQRGTGRTDRPEDPGSYSARGMADDVAALLDCLGVGVCHVSGMSLGSAIAQELAINHPDKVASLQLHCTWGRTDDWLRRVFESLQYLLERPTLDAYFHTDNVWIYSADFLNRDPRAMAAEEAQFLRDPYAPTHVTLRGHLHADLMHDSLDRLHNIKVPTLITSGEMDWQVPTRYGRAVHQEIAGSRLHVFQGSRSSHNAFFELAPEFNELTLRFLADTAPRI, from the coding sequence ATGGCTTTGGGCGCGTGGGAAAGGTCCTTGGCCGAGATGCTACAAGTGGCCTGGCCACCTGTCAATCCAAGCCACGTTTCGCTGCTCGCGCCGGCGGGCGTAGAGCTCGCCCAGCCAGTCAAGTGGCTTGACCAGTTGACCCCTGCCACCAATAATGTCCGGGTGCCAAACGTATCTCTGTCCACCGGCATTTCGATGTTCTACCAAACCGTTGGTGAGGGGGAGCCCATCGTGCTGATCATGGGCACCGGCGCCGACCACACTCCGTGGGACGCGACCGCGCAGGCGTATGCCGCCAATTTCCGAGTCATCACCTTTGATCAACGGGGTACCGGGCGAACCGATCGGCCGGAAGACCCAGGGAGCTACAGCGCCCGAGGGATGGCGGATGACGTGGCTGCCCTGCTGGATTGCCTGGGTGTCGGCGTCTGCCATGTGTCGGGCATGTCGTTGGGCTCAGCCATTGCTCAGGAGCTGGCCATCAACCACCCGGACAAGGTGGCCTCCCTCCAGCTGCACTGCACCTGGGGGCGCACCGACGACTGGCTGCGTCGTGTCTTCGAGAGCCTCCAGTACCTTTTGGAACGGCCCACGCTCGACGCGTACTTCCACACCGACAACGTCTGGATCTACAGCGCCGACTTTCTCAACCGGGACCCACGGGCAATGGCGGCGGAAGAGGCGCAATTCCTTCGCGATCCCTACGCGCCGACCCATGTCACGCTGCGGGGGCACCTCCATGCCGACCTCATGCATGACTCCCTCGACCGGTTGCACAACATCAAGGTGCCCACGCTGATCACGTCAGGAGAGATGGATTGGCAGGTCCCGACTCGCTACGGCCGAGCTGTCCATCAAGAAATCGCCGGCAGCCGCCTGCATGTCTTCCAGGGCTCACGATCCAGCCACAATGCGTTCTTCGAACTGGCCCCCGAATTCAATGAGCTCACGCTTCGGTTTCTCGCGGACACCGCCCCCAGAATTTGA
- a CDS encoding RidA family protein — translation MADSAEERLIQLGLQLPAPAPPIATYVGAVTSGNLVFVSGHGPYRDGSYQYIGKVESEVSVEQGYESARLTIINSLASLKAEIGSLDRVTRIVKLLGMVNSDPNFSRQPEVINGASDLLVEIFGKRGAHARSAVGLGALPMRISVEIEMIVEIDDRGR, via the coding sequence ATGGCTGACAGTGCAGAAGAGAGATTGATTCAGCTCGGATTGCAACTTCCGGCGCCGGCGCCCCCCATCGCGACATACGTGGGCGCGGTCACGAGCGGCAACCTCGTGTTCGTTTCCGGTCATGGCCCCTACCGCGACGGAAGCTATCAATACATCGGCAAGGTCGAGAGTGAGGTCTCCGTCGAGCAGGGGTACGAATCGGCCCGGCTGACGATCATCAACTCCCTGGCCTCGCTCAAGGCCGAGATCGGATCGCTCGACCGGGTGACGCGGATCGTGAAGCTGCTCGGAATGGTCAACAGCGATCCGAACTTCAGTCGACAGCCGGAGGTGATCAACGGGGCCTCCGACCTCCTGGTCGAGATCTTCGGCAAGCGAGGCGCACACGCGCGCTCGGCGGTGGGTCTGGGAGCGCTCCCGATGCGCATCTCCGTGGAGATCGAGATGATCGTCGAAATCGACGACAGAGGGCGGTAA
- a CDS encoding aminopeptidase P family protein: MIFPRDEYENRWALLQAQLKKRGYSTAVFWQRTGGSYDGAGDVYYLTNYASLASGLEPNYGGAAVVGRGLAALIVRVGAEPELHTAEPVSVLDRDEIACGQVFGHDSNLAIGLANRLKELGIEGPVANQGEAVLPVELYRYLIAATPAIEWVPENALLYELQSHKSPRELDVFRTVGEISSRALTTLMESLIKGERECDAAAKAASIIISAGGGFQRVMCHHGAKSEHAFLNNPLYGYSMDAPEPGDIVRGFVYGPIFGGYWIDPGRTAVCGGKPNAEQKKLIEDCVAIVNGVVGALRPGITGKELGAVGDRLIQDFGYADDVRSASTWELYGHSLSTYWLPPMIPAFGNISEARRVGWRVEEPFHAGQVCTVEFFIQKPGVGTATTEHVVILQPGGVEHLTTTPMIFW; the protein is encoded by the coding sequence TTGATCTTTCCACGTGATGAATATGAAAACCGCTGGGCCCTTCTTCAAGCCCAGCTCAAGAAGCGCGGCTACTCGACGGCGGTCTTCTGGCAGCGCACCGGCGGCAGCTACGACGGTGCCGGCGACGTCTATTACCTGACCAACTACGCCTCTCTTGCCTCCGGTTTGGAGCCCAACTACGGCGGCGCCGCGGTGGTCGGCAGAGGCCTGGCGGCACTGATCGTGCGCGTCGGTGCGGAGCCGGAGCTCCACACCGCGGAGCCGGTCTCGGTGCTCGACCGGGATGAGATCGCATGCGGGCAAGTCTTCGGCCATGACTCGAACCTGGCAATCGGACTGGCCAACCGGCTGAAGGAGCTCGGCATCGAGGGTCCCGTCGCCAACCAGGGCGAGGCTGTCCTGCCTGTGGAGCTCTACCGCTACCTGATCGCGGCCACCCCCGCCATCGAGTGGGTGCCCGAGAACGCGCTCCTCTACGAGCTCCAGTCCCATAAGAGCCCGCGCGAGCTGGACGTCTTCCGAACGGTCGGTGAAATCTCTTCCAGAGCTCTCACCACATTGATGGAGTCCCTGATCAAGGGTGAGCGCGAGTGTGACGCGGCAGCCAAGGCGGCGTCGATCATCATCAGCGCCGGGGGCGGGTTTCAGCGCGTGATGTGCCACCACGGCGCCAAGAGCGAGCACGCATTTTTGAACAATCCGCTCTACGGCTATTCGATGGATGCCCCCGAGCCGGGGGACATCGTGCGCGGGTTCGTCTACGGCCCCATCTTCGGCGGTTATTGGATCGACCCTGGCCGGACCGCTGTCTGCGGCGGCAAGCCCAACGCCGAGCAGAAGAAGCTGATCGAGGATTGCGTGGCCATCGTGAACGGGGTCGTCGGCGCCCTCCGGCCGGGCATCACGGGCAAGGAGCTGGGGGCGGTCGGTGACCGTCTGATCCAGGATTTCGGTTACGCCGACGACGTGCGCTCCGCCAGCACCTGGGAGCTGTATGGACACAGCCTCAGCACCTACTGGCTGCCGCCGATGATCCCGGCGTTCGGCAATATTTCAGAAGCCAGGCGGGTGGGGTGGCGCGTCGAGGAGCCGTTTCACGCCGGCCAGGTCTGCACCGTGGAGTTCTTCATTCAAAAGCCGGGGGTGGGCACGGCCACCACCGAGCACGTCGTCATCCTGCAACCGGGCGGGGTCGAACATCTCACCACGACCCCGATGATCTTCTGGTAG